Sequence from the Crassostrea angulata isolate pt1a10 chromosome 9, ASM2561291v2, whole genome shotgun sequence genome:
CTACATATTTACATCagctttttcttttatatatttgtataaattgtTTACACCATGGATACAAGTGATCAAACTTTAacttttgatgcatttttgacCTGGAAAACGGAGGCTTTACGTGAATATCTTGGAAAACGCGGACTTGCGAAGGACAAAGCCAAGCAAGAACTTGCGGCTTTATGTTATTCAGCACATGTAATGAAAATTCCAGAAATACCATCGGCAGCGGAAAATGTTAAGGTCAGACAGTTCGattatcaaaatttactgaATGTTAACGGGACCACTATACCAGATCCATTTACTCTTCACAAGAACTGGACAGACGAACGTGATGGGATGAAAAGCTGGCCACCCGTTTATCTGAGTGACATTATTGAATATGCCGGTGTTTGTGACACCAACTTTAACATAACCAAGTTCCTCCAACAATATAAATTAGGTAAAGGACAGTCATTTGTTGATGCGGGCCACACTGGGGAGATATTTCATCACCAGATCTCCAAGGAATCAACCGTGTGCCTGGTTCGTTCAGATTGCATCCCTTCACAGCACATTAAAGACGATCCCCATAAGATATGGATATGCGTTGAGAAAGAGACAGGGACCATCAGGTCATCATATTGTACATGCACAGCAGGGTAAGTAGGCCCAAGTAaagttattatatataattaaagacTCTTAATTTATTTAGTTGTTATCAGGTCCTATATGTAGATTTATGTGTATAATCAAACCTGTTTACAAATTTCTATAATGCAAATAGTATGCACATAACCCATTTTGCCTTTTTGTTGCAACAGGCAAGATTTGCCTCTGTATTGATATCATGTTTTCAGAATGCTTgcttattttattgttttcgaGCATTTTATTTggattcaaatttaattttgtttaggtTAGGATCCCCCTGTGTCCATGTTGTTTCTGTTCTTTTCCGCATTGAGACAGCTCATCGCTTAGGAGTCTCAGCATGCACTTCTTTACCCTGCTCTTGGACTGTGCCCGCTTTCAAGTCCACCAGAGCGCCACCTTCAAAACTAAAAGAACTTGAAGTGTCAAAGCCAGTTCATTCATTGACTTGTGGTACTATTTGTTTCAAGTATTGTTtcttcaaaatgaatatattgtaTGTAATCAGAcagactaaaaaaaaaaactgctccACAATAAATTTAACacacatttaaattttattaaattcattcatgTCCTGGGAAAAtagttttcaatatatattttgctATAACTTACATAAACATGTGTAATACATGTTGTACATATAACTGAATACAATCATATTTAACATACTAAtgtaacaaatttaaatttgaaaaaaataaacattgataaaaaaaaacccatgcgAATTCAATAACTCTTAATTTGGTTGCATGATTTTTACAGCATTATATAAATCTAATTTTCCTCCTCTTTCAGGCAAAAAGCGTTCCCTTGTATCAACAATTAAGAA
This genomic interval carries:
- the LOC128162317 gene encoding uncharacterized protein LOC128162317 translates to MDTSDQTLTFDAFLTWKTEALREYLGKRGLAKDKAKQELAALCYSAHVMKIPEIPSAAENVKVRQFDYQNLLNVNGTTIPDPFTLHKNWTDERDGMKSWPPVYLSDIIEYAGVCDTNFNITKFLQQYKLGKGQSFVDAGHTGEIFHHQISKESTVCLVRSDCIPSQHIKDDPHKIWICVEKETGTIRSSYCTCTAGLGSPCVHVVSVLFRIETAHRLGVSACTSLPCSWTVPAFKSTRAPPSKLKELEVSKPVHSLTCGKKRSLVSTIKKEFNPVHTGNTTKDCLKDITDAIRNSIPNACVFKGTIISKWYRYTKRRSENQNRRARQHTEVYARENGHGWTRRPKYSSQSEAGNC